In one Chiloscyllium punctatum isolate Juve2018m chromosome 17, sChiPun1.3, whole genome shotgun sequence genomic region, the following are encoded:
- the sec14l8 gene encoding SEC14-like lipid binding 8 isoform X2 yields MIRKHVEFRKQMKVDTITSNWEPPEVITRYFAGGMCGYDKEGSPIWYDVIGPLDPKGLMHSASKQDFLKTKVRDCELLREECVKQSKKHNKHIEAITMIYDCENLGMKHLWKPAVELYGEVLTMFEDNYPEGLKTLFVIKAPKIFPVAYNLIKHFLSEDTRKKIHVLRSNWKEVLLQYIDAEQLPVYYGGTLTDPDGNPKCLNKINFGGDVPKSYYILESIKQQYENMVTVNRGSSFQSEYEMLFPGCVLRWQFMTESADIGFGVYLKTKTGERQKAGEMVEVVPTQRYNSHLVPEDGTLTCQEPGVYVLRFDNTYSIIHSKKVSYSVEVLLPDKGSEAQMDDLGKKIKELDVSKI; encoded by the exons GTCATTACTCGTTATTTCGCTGGAGGAATGTGCGGCTATGACAAAGAAGGCAGCCCCATTTGGTATGACGTGATTGGCCCTTTGGATCCAAAAGGTTTGATGCATTCGGCATCTAAGCAGGACTTTTTGAAGACAAAAGTCCGAGACTGCGAGCTGCTGCGGGAAGAGTGTGTTAAACAGTCTAAAAAG CATAATAAACACATTGAGGCAATCACAATGATCTATGATTGTGAGAACCTAGGAATGAAACATTTATGGAAACCTGCAGTTGAACTGTATGGAGAG GTGCTTACCATGTTTGAGGATAACTACCCTGAGGGTTTAAAGACATTGTTTGTTATCAAAG CACCAAAGATTTTTCCTGTGGCCTACAACCTCATAAAACATTTTCTCAGTGAAGACACACGGAAGAAAATACACGTATTAAGAA GTAATTGGAAGGAGGTGCTATTGCAATACATTGATGCAGAACAACTCCCTGTTTATTATGGTGGAACTCTCACGGATCCAGACGGGAACCCAAAGTGCCTGAACAAG ATAAACTTTGGTGGTGATGTACCAAAGTCATATTACATCCTTGAGTCCATTAAGCAACAATATGAAAACATGGTCACTGTCAACAGGGGCTCATCTTTTCAGTCAGAATATGAGATGCTATTCCCCGGCTGTGTTTTAAG GTGGCAGTTTATGACTGAGAGTGCAGACATTGGGTTTGGTGTGTATCTGAAGACAAAAACTGGAGAAAGACAAAAGGCAGGCGAAATGGTCGAAGTGGTTCCTACCCAAAGATACAATAGTCACCTGGTACCTGAGGATGGAACACTTACCTGCCAGGAACCTGGAGTCT ATGTTCTAAGATTTGACAACACGTACAgcatcattcattcaaagaaggtTAGCTACTCAGTAGAAGTGTTGCTGCCAGACAAGGGATCAGAAGCTCAGATGGATGATCttggaaagaagataaaagaattgGATGTCAGTAAAATATAA